The following DNA comes from Capsicum annuum cultivar UCD-10X-F1 chromosome 7, UCD10Xv1.1, whole genome shotgun sequence.
ATACCTTATTTTGGTGGgtgcgggggggggggggttgcgGGAAGTAGATCCTTGAGATGAAAAAACtacacattttttaaattttactcTCTTTGAGATCCTTCAATTTAAAATGTGAGAGgcgatcatttttttttttttaataaaccaCATAAATCTTTTCTATAGTGAATGTATTTACATAtaaggtgtgtttggtatgaaggaaaacattttccagaaaatatttttcagttttcttatgtttggttggcttatatgttttgaaaaatatttttcaaaccaacttatttttctgaaatctaaggaaaatgacttcccttcaaaaagtaaagaaaacatttttcaaaaatctctttcaacctcactttaaagttgaaatgttcatataattctcaaaatcatctatcTCGCCCCCAATACCCTATCACCCCGACACCACCCCTTACCCCCACCTCGCCCCTACTCCTACCCCTatccctacccctacccctacccctacccccacctccacccccaaaattcaattgttttaaaaagtatttcaaaattttttcttaatccATCCCCTTACCCCACCCCACccttacccctacccctaccccctacTCCTAcctctacccccacccccacccaccccaaaattcaattgttttaaaaagtatttcaaaaaattttcttagtCCATCCCCTACCCCTACCAGCCCCccttccaaaaataatatctacattttattaaaaaattcaaacttttctcttacccCATACCCCTACTTTCGACAAGGACATTATCCAGTACACAATGCTTTCCACCAATCGGGGAGAGTGAGCTCTCGAGCTTTTACTCCTTTCACTGAGCCCTTGGCGGACATATTTGAAAAGTTAAGGGCCCAAGGTATCGTGGAACCAAGGAGAGGATGGATCCCTGCACATCCACCTCCTCATTTTAACTCATCTAAAATTGTACTTATCACTCGAATATTCAAGGTCACGACATTGAGGAATTTTCGGTGCTAAGGTACAAGGTTCAGAATCTGATCGTACAGAAGAGGATAAAAGTGCAACGACGCCTAGTGAGCAATGATTTTGTCACTATGGGTGATATATTTATTCAAGGTGATCtgaaaaaagtattttcaatACTTTCACGAAAAAAGCGTAAAGCACACCAAATGAGTTGACGTGCAAACATTTCTTATTTTTCACCATTCTCCTTTGATTCGTCTGATGGCCAATAacattttcttgttttctctaCATTTCTTTGTActtacgaactacgtttgacctgacttccatttggatacgtaggcagcccactTTGAGTCCGATTTTAACctagtaaaatattttcttttccctCTCTTACAAAGCGTCAAGCTAATAGGCCCAACTCTTGAGCATATAAAGGCAAATTACAATTGAGGTTACGATATTCAAATGTAGGACAACCATTTCTTTTGGactaatattttctttgagtGGTACAGGAACATAAGACTCCAAAGataaaaactggggcagaatttttgaggtttcaagaaaaccacaaaaatttTACAAGTAAACAATATATCAATTCACAATGACATGCGAAAGACGCCTTTCACTCTAAATTGGGCcagaaatttttgagaattcctcaaaaatttcaccaTGATGAAGTACAAGTCCCAACCGTCCATGAAGCAGAAACAATAACCAAGGGGTCAAATTGAGCAAGGTACAAATCAACATTTTCTTTCGACTTACgatttttctttgagtgcagACAACAGGTACTGAATGCAACAATGATGTTGTGATATCATCAAAGAGACGAGGATTACATCCTCAATAAGGAAATTATCTAAGTTGTTCTATCTTTTAACTTTGATAATATTTAATTTGACATTACTTTATTAAACAATCTTGGGTTCCTATAGAACCTTAATCACAATATTAGGTTCTTGTAGAACCTTATCAAACAATCTTGGGTTTCTTTAGAACCTTAATTGAGCAATCTTGGGTTCTTGTAGAATCTTATTCAACAATCTTAGGTTCCTATAGAACCTTATTAAACAATCTTGGGTTCCAgtagaaccttaatcaacaatATCGGGTTCCTGTAAAACCTTAATCAACAATATTGGTTTCCTGCAAAACCTTATCAAATAATCTTgagttcctgtagaaccttaattgaatagtcttgGGTTTCTGTAAAACCTTATTCCATAATATTGGGTTTCTGCAGAGCCTTACTAAATAATCTTGGGTTCCTGTAGGACCTTAATCAACAATAATGGGTTCCTATAGAACCTTAATAAATAatcttgggttcctgtagaaccttaataaATAATCTTGGGTTCCTGTAGTACCTTAATTGAACAATCTTGGTTTCTTGTAGAACCTTATTCAACAATATTGGGTTTTTGTAGAACCTTATTCCACAATATTGGGTTCCTATAGAACCTTATCAAACAATCTTGGGTTCCTGTCGAGCCTTAGTTGAACAatcttgggttcctgtagaaccttattcaaCAATGTTGGGTTTCTGTAGAAACCTTATTCCataatattgggttcctgtagaatcTTATTCAACAATAaggggttcctgtagaaccttaataaATAATATTGGGTTAATGCAGAAACttattcaataataatgggtttCTGTAGAACTTTAATAAACAATAATAGGTCTTTGTAGAAGTTTCATGAACAATAATGGGTTCTTGTAGAACCTTgatgggttcctgtagaaccttaatagACATTAATGTATTTTCGTAAACAATATTGGGTTCTTGAAACCTTACGTTTTTCATGTGCTTATCGTATTCACATTCCACATTTCAAATCCTCTAATCTTATCTACCCGTACTGTCATTACTCTAATCCTAcctcaatattttcaaatttctcTATACGTCATTTTTTTCATCATCCTATTAACTACCGTCTCATCGACCCACGATATAATTGTTGATGCCCCTATCCTCTATCATTAACATTCTTTAGGAATATTGTCCGTTCTTAAATCTAAAACTACAAACAGCCTGATTCTCGTAAAACCAGAGATATGTAGGTGACTTAAGACCAAAGTCTCAGCCACACTATTTTTAAACACCTCTTATTGCTTTAATTCCAACGATCTCTTCTCGATCGGACAAAATTGATTACTACGTCAACTTTCATTGCTTAACAATTCTTTTATCATTCCTAAGCAGCGAAGGGgcaattgttgacacccaattttgaccaccCGATACTTCTTTTGGGctgctattttagcaaaattattaattttaaatgttagcaatttttacatatttttttgcaTCAAACAGATATTGACGTGTtgcattcatgatttaaaattgtacaaattattttattaatttttggtatcattttttacaatttattaattcagatacaacatttgacataattttgttaatatttattaaGTCTTTTTCGTAAATATGCACACTCACattttttacaaatatattgttattattattattgacaattttatataataattttacgtaacattaattttacatacttgattattttaatattgacATCTTATCATTTTTCtaattattatctttattattattaaaatagcaGCATAATTTTACTCGATTTTCCTAATCTATTTAAATTCTATCTATTTTTTACTCAATTAATGTCAATATTAACCCAAAttaatattattcaatttttttgaccttttttaaaataattttgatctcAGTCTGAGATCCCACCACCCTTCTCTTTCCTTTTAAACAAAAGCAACAAACCCTAATATAATATTTTCCAAAGCAGCCgcctccctctctctctctctcccttctCTCTAAATGGACCAAGATGTCGTCGGCGAAACCAACCGATCACCGAACCCCCTCTTCTCCAACCGCCTCACCGGCGCCCCTCTCTCCCATTTCAGGCGGAAGCAGCAGCCGGCGGAGCAGCCATAGCCGCCGCCGCCGCTGCTCGAATCGTTTCCCCCGCTCCGCTCTCCCATCCCCGGCGAAGACAGCCGTCGACACTGCTCCGACTTTATCTCCCAGATCTGCCATGAGCCACCGGCGAACAGTGCCGCCCCTTTTTTTGCAATCAAGCCGCCGCATCTCATCCTCAAACGCGAAACAGCCATCAGCGGCCAGCGCCGCTGCCTCCGTCGCGACTCCCCTGGGCGAATTTCTGCTGTTTCTGCCATGTTTGCCTCAGCGGAGGTGACGACCAGTGAGGCGCTGATTAACAACAATATAACCGTTCCAATCCTGTCAAAAATATGTGGTAAACATCGACTTTTACGATGGATTCTTAAGAATCCATCCAAGGTTTGCATTCTCATTCAGTTCTCATCTTTCGTTGTTAAATTGTTTCCTGTTAAATTAGTGAAGTTTGATTATagattttgttgaatttcttggggatttttgaTCGCCTAATCATCTATGCCATAGTGTGTATTAATGTCTAATTATTGTGAGTTTCCAATCCGAAGACTGATTTCTCTAGCATGCAATTCAATTTTGAAGAGTTCATGGAATTTTGATGCCTGTCTACTGTCTTTGAGAAactttataatataaaaataagaacgTGATTTGGTTGATTGATTTGCCTGCATGATCACATCAGTATAGTAATTCTTTGGGTGTATTGTGATTTTTGCCTACTTAGGCATGTGGATTTTGATTCCGAGTGTATTACTCCCAATTATAATAAATTGGACCTATTCTGTGCTAATTTTATGTGATTATGTTTCTTAATATGGAGAATATCAGTTTGTATcccttgattaatatttttagccTACTCTTGAAGATTGAATAATATTCTGACTTGTTTTTTTTAGGTAAATAggagctgttttttttttttttttatttgatatttatccTAATCGAATTTGCAAAATATTCTCCTTTCTTTGCTCTCCTGGCTTCGGTGCTATATAAACCCACTTCCTCTTCTCTTTTGAAGACATCTTTCATATCTTCCTACTCTATAAAAACCAGACAAAAAATACTTTCTCTGGAGATAAAAAATTATCTCTTGTGCTTTTGGTATTGGGACCTCTGCTAATCTCCTCAACCGGGTTTGTCACTTCGGAAATCATGATCTTCTCTTCGGAAATTACGATCTTCTCATTTGTGGCTTATTATTCACTTCTGTTCGATCAGCTTTCTTCAACGATGCATTATTTTCCTTTATATACTGATATGTGGTCATGATTTTTTTTCGATTTGCATACTTTAAATGTTTGATGACATGAGCCTTCTATTCATTTTCTGAATAATTATTTCGTGACTTATTGGTGGGGTGGTCAGGTTATTTGCTTTTTTCAATATGACATGTTTCCTCTTGATGTTAAATGTTTTCCCCACTAGAATGTTTGTTTGTAGATCTGAAATAATCTTTGCGCGTCACATAACCCCTTTGGCGTGAGCCTGCCTGGGATCCCATAGATCCTTAGTATCTCAACAGCGCCAAGGGTTGGTTATGTGTTGCCAAAGGTATATTTTGGAATCGGGGTGTGTTTTGGGTGCTTTCTCTGTGTCCACAGATTAAAGACGAGCGACAGAGTTGCCATGGATTTGGAGTCGTTAAGGGCTATCCAATATAGCCTTTTTtagtttttcctttatttcatttGTTGTTGGCCTGTAAGAATTATTGTACAAACGCCATgatgtaataataatatatatgggACTGCTTGGGGGCGGGGATCTATGTGCTTTACATGCTATGTGACCACCTAGGCAAATCTTAACATAGGATCTACGACAAATTTCTTTTGTCGCCCAGAAAGCATGATTAGGATTAATAATTAGCTTCACATATTAATCAACTTGGATTGTGTCCAATTGGCTTATGGTGCATTTGAGTTATTTTAACACCTAGTCTTAATTTTCAAAACGTTTGAATAACATTTTTAGCaattaaatcttatttttcagcCTTTTAACTTTCAGCGATTGAAAAGTTGTTTTTCaacattaaattaattttcagcaACTCACTCTATTTTTCGGATGCCTCCAAAAACAATTTCCAGTAATTAAGTTTTATTTCTCACCACTTTAgaataaatttcatcaaataagAGTCAGTATTTTTTAGcatttaaaatcaatttccaaCAATTGAAACACAATTTCAGCGTTAAAGACTATTTCAACAattaagtaaattttcaatatctTATTAATCTTTACCATCTAATGCAGTttgtttaatttattaattaagcattcagtttttattactttttatttaatcttttgcATTCTGAATTGTTTTAATGTTGTAGTCTGTTTTATAACTTTCGACCATCTAGGAATATTTTGGCATATTAAAATGATATTTGCTTGTTAATGACTCAGCATGTTAAATAATTTTTACTTTCACATATTACAAGATgacttatttttctcatttgtttAACTTTGACATGTCTTCTCATGAATTTTTGCCACATTGTTATAAATGTTTTGACAGTTACTCTTCAATAAATAGTTGTCGAACACTTAGATATCATGTCTATAGGTTAATGACACAAAAATATGTTATTTGTCTTTGCATGCTAATTACATTAATCAACTTTAATTAACCAAGAAGCTAACTTGGGACAATTATGTGCTACGCTATGTCCTACTTGTTGCGCGTTTCAAGTCCTAAGCAACATAGCTTTGTTTTGTCTAGATCATAAAATCAAAATagtaaagtccaatgcctcttggacgatagACGGGATGATAGGTATTCTAAAACATTAGTTTTCTCCTTGTCCTAGAACGCCTCTAGATTTGAcagcctaggtggggtgggaCGGATAGTCATTTGAAAGTAATGATCTCCCACAGACATTAAGGTAAGACATAACTTGTCTAAGAGTTTGGCCAATGGGTCAGATGATGATTAAACAAGTAGGGGTTTTGATTCGAATGagatcaaaaatatttctttatttgatttgatgaatttttttaattcttttatttaccttacatgcttatttatttggggtagttagtttGCTATTTAAGCAGTCCCCttttgttataaattatgttttccTACCCTCTCCTTGTTTGTCTTAttcacattttttatttattttataacttAGATCATTAACAattagaaatgaaaaaataacatgagtttgtttattaattactttatcacttagtcaacatttaaattaataataaaataagagacCTTATTTAATCACATAGAATCCTCATAAAATATGAATTCGGTtaggaaccacctttgtggattCCGAAAGGTGCTTAACACCttctttttgaggtaatttgaacccttatctGAATTTTTGGTGAACtaagacaaaataacaaaataggttcgtagtagaCTAGACTGATGTCCTAGcgcaccttaattcgttaggtggtgactcttcaTATTTCCTCAAATAATCCCAAAAAGAGTGGTCACGTTGAATCCCACCTTCCGCGAGGAAAATGGGGTGTGACagtgatacatatttatatttgcatGATACGTTTATTCAATTTCTTGaatatttgattcttttttttaaatatgtatctAATGTTTTGTAAGTATTATTTAAATTAACTCAACAATAGATACATGTTTACAACCTTAAGGAAACATTTTCTCTTATCTTGTATCACTGTTTCACTGTTTATGAATAGTATGTATCTCGTATTGTTTAACATTTATTGATTTAAACATATCAATCGATACATGTATTTCAACCAAGATACATATTtgtattaacttgtatctataaTATTATGTTCATACGGTTTTTCTATATATTGTTCTGTGTTATTGTAGAGTTATTGCGtctaatgttatttttttaatttgatattttttttaggtTCCATTCCGAGTGGAATATGTTACTAGGATAGCGCAACAAGATAGTGGAAGTTTGTAAGTATTACATTGTcttttcattgttttcattatcttatacaagtatttatgtatttttaataattagtaaTCATTATGTAGAAATTGTGGTGTATTTGTAGCTGTTTATGTTGAGTACCTGAGCGAGGGATTCGGCATTCCCTCATCGGGTATTGATGCTCAATACCATTGCATGAGATATGCCACTCTTTTGTGCAAGTATGACTCTGTAAAGGCGGAGAAATGATACTTTAATGAGAATGACGATCCACCAATGCCAAAGAAGAAGCCTGTAGTTTGCATATTGAGTAGTTGTTTACTTATTGGCTAGTTGACTGTTATatagtttgatgatgttagtaCATGCTGTTATTgttttttttagatgtttttcaaCATCGTGGATTCTACCTTACCACCAATGATTGCCATATGACTATTCCAgattatgatatattattattttgttgtacgTTTTTGTTAcactttacaaagtcatcatatttaacattttttgttacattgtattagatacatatttatGACTATACGTATCAAGtttattaaaacatatataactaaGTCCAGTAATGAAAGTAACTAACACAAGATTACATTATGCAAAATAACGATACATCGTACAATTAAATCTCATATTCAATCAtaacataattttctttttcttaaatttttttcttcgTAAGACATTTTGTCTCTAAATTGGATAATAACTTCGAGCTGAACATAATTGTTCATACGCTTCATACTGttcacaaaatatatttttcaataaatacaaatttttatGATTGTATCAATTGTTAATTACGTAATAATAGTCTTGTGCAATATGTAAGCAATTTATCAATGAACGTTCAGATAaatctttttatatcatttagttactttgaattaaatattgaattcacaaatacataagaaattcATTAAGCTTCTTAatgtgaatatttttttatttttcattagatacatttttttattcttatatgtatctaatgttttgtaattattattcaaattaacACAACAATAGATACATGTTACAAGCTTATAGatacattttctcttattttggattACTGCTTCACTATTTATGAATTATATGTATCTCGTATTGTTTAACATTTATTGATTTAAGCATATCAATAAATACATGTATTTCAACCAAGATACatatttgtattatcttgtatCTATAATATTATGTTCATATAGTTTTTCTATATATTGATCTGTGTTATATTTTTAGCTTAAACATGAAAACAACTTTGTATTTTTGGCTAAATTCAATCAACAAGAgatgtatatttttgtttatcaaAACATTTGACTTTAAAATTGAAACGATGATGAATTACACAATTCGACATACTATAATCCAATAAACTAAAAACGAGTAATTTGACAACTTAAAACTAGTAATTTGACCCAcaaacttaaaacttaaaattctaagaaaaagaaCTTAAAATTCAG
Coding sequences within:
- the LOC124885615 gene encoding uncharacterized protein LOC124885615, which translates into the protein MFASAEVTTSEALINNNITVPILSKICGKHRLLRWILKNPSKVPFRVEYVTRIAQQDSGSLNCGVFVAVYVEYLSEGFGIPSSGIDAQYHCMRYATLLCKYDSVKAEK